Below is a genomic region from Magnetococcus sp. PR-3.
GGTGAAGAATGCGGACCAGCTCCTTGGAGCGGCTGGTATCAAAACGCCAATCGGTATCAAAGCTCATCACTAAAAAACGACTCTCAACCCCGGTTAGTTGCTCCACCGTGGTTTTGGCATCAGGGAAGGGGTCAAAATAGTCCATGGCTTTGGTGATGTAGAGATAAGAGTTGGCGTCAAAGCGCTTCACAAAAGAGGAGCCCTGGTAGCTTAGATAGCTCTCTACCGCAAAATCGGTCTCAAACCCGTAAGATAGGGACTCCCGATCTTGCAGTTTTCGGCCAAACTTCTCATGCAACCCCTGCTCAGAGAGGTAGGTGATGTGTGCCATCATGCGGGCCAACGCAAGGCCGCTTTCAGGACGGGCTTTAACGCCGCTGTCACTCTCAATGGTGTAGTAGTCGCCACCATTAAAGTGGGGATCGGCCATAATGGCCTGTCTGGCCACCGCATTAAAAGCGATGTTTTGTGCGGTTAAACGCGGTGTTGCGGCAATAATCACACTGGCCGGAACCATCTCAGGATAGTCCAGGGCCCACTGCAAGGCTTGCATGCCGCCCATGGAACCGCCAGCCACAGCCATTAACCGGTCAATGCCCAGATGGTTAACCAGTGCCCGTTGTAGCCTTACAATATCCCCAATGGTGATCATGGGGAAGTTTAGGCCATAGGGCATGCCTGTCTCTGGGTTGATGCTGCTGGGTCCTGTGGTCCCATCGCAGCCGCCCAAATTATTGCTGGCGATCACAAAATAACGGTTGGTGTCGAAAGGTTTGCCTGGGCCAATGTAATGGTCCCACCAGCCTGGGCGTTTATCCTCAGCGCTGAGGTAACCGGCGGCATGGGCATTACCAGAGAGGGCATGGCAGACCAACACCGCATTGGAGCGATCTGCATTTAAGGTGCCGTAGGTCTCGTAGGATACATCCACGCCGGGCAGAGGCGTGCCGCAATCCAACTGCAGCGGGTTGGCTGCATCAAAGAGCCGCACCGTCTGGGGGGTAACGATACCAACCGAAGCGGTCTGGGAATCGTGAGTCATATTGTTTAAGTCCACGCTTGTTACGGGAGCCCTTTCTAACGAAGGCTCCTCCGAACGGGTAGGGAAACGATCTTCATACCCTATTGTGGGTCAAAGGTCAATATGGGATGCCTTAAAGCAGGGGGCGAAAGAGGGAAAGATGAGGGGAAACCCCAAAATATAACCCCTGGCAGATGTATATGTGGCTGTATGGCATAGAAAAGGGTAGGAAAACACCAGAAACTCATGCAGTATGCCTAGGTATCTCTATGGTTGCTAACCGAATAATCCACAAGATGCTGCAAAGGTGGACAATGGGAATAAGGTTAGGCGTGTGGATTATGTTGCTGTGGCTGCTGCCCTCTGTTGCCGCTGCGCAGTTGCCTGCCCGGTCCATAGAGGTTACTGCCGCGGTATTGACCGATTTTCCACCACTTTATAGCTTGGATGATATAGGGCGCCCACAAGGGCTGGCCATTGATCTGCTGCAGGAGGTCGCCAGAAAAGCCCAATTGAAGCTTACCTTCCGGGTGGTAAAAAATTGGGGTCAGGCCATGGACCTTATTCGGCAGGGTGAGGCCGATCTCATCCCGGGTATTGGTATCAGTCCCACCCGTCAGGCCGAGTTTCTTTTT
It encodes:
- the metX gene encoding homoserine O-acetyltransferase MetX; the protein is MTHDSQTASVGIVTPQTVRLFDAANPLQLDCGTPLPGVDVSYETYGTLNADRSNAVLVCHALSGNAHAAGYLSAEDKRPGWWDHYIGPGKPFDTNRYFVIASNNLGGCDGTTGPSSINPETGMPYGLNFPMITIGDIVRLQRALVNHLGIDRLMAVAGGSMGGMQALQWALDYPEMVPASVIIAATPRLTAQNIAFNAVARQAIMADPHFNGGDYYTIESDSGVKARPESGLALARMMAHITYLSEQGLHEKFGRKLQDRESLSYGFETDFAVESYLSYQGSSFVKRFDANSYLYITKAMDYFDPFPDAKTTVEQLTGVESRFLVMSFDTDWRFDTSRSKELVRILHRSLKDCTFQEFASPAGHDAFLLPHSSYEKSLGAFMLRIWQDETGGQA